ttcatcaattaaattcaatatttcttctgttacccaaggatttctactagccctcgtatttttacctacttgatcctctgctgccttcactacttcatccctcagagctacccattcgtcttctactgtattccttacccccattcctgtaaattgtttccttatgctgtccctgaaactttgtacaacctctggtttagtcagtttatccaggtctcatctccttaaattcccacctttttgcaatttcttcagttttaacctacagttcataaccaatagattgtggtcagagtccacatctgcccctggaaatgtcttacaatttaaaacctggttcctaaatatctgacttaccagtatataatctatctgataccttttagtatctccaggattcttccatgtatacaaccttcttttatgactcttgaaccaagtgttagctatgattaagttatgctctgtgcaaaattctaccagacggcttcctctgtcatttcttaacaccaatccatattcacctactatgtttccttctctcccttttcctactgtcgaattccagtcacccatgactattaaattttcgtctcccttcactacctgaataaattcttttatctcatcatacattccttttatttctttgtcatctgcagagctagtcggcatataaacttgtactactgtagtaggcatgggcttcgtgtctatcttggccaatatagtacgttcactatgctgtttgtagtagcttacccgcactcctattttttttattcattattaaatctactcttccattacccctatttgattttgtatttataatcctgtattcacttgaccagaagtcttgttcctcctgccaccgaactccactaattcccactatacctaactttaacctatccattttcctttttaaattttctaacctacctgcccgattaagggatctgacattccacactccgatccgtagaacgccagttttctttctcctgataacgacatcctcgagtagtccccgcccggagttccgaatgggggactattttacctccggaatattttacccaagaggacgccatcatcatttaaccatacagtaaagatgcatgccctcgggaaaaattacagctgtagtttcccttgccttCATCCGTTCgtaaaaaatcgacttttcaaaaatgtctttgttttgtaggcgcacatctttctgaagagtttgatacataaaacatatgttcGAAGGAACGTAAGACATTTCATTTGATCGTAAGTGTGCTATAGTGCAGtgtcacgcctcttcacacagcattcttccatcgcacaTCTCTtgtatttcggtctgtggaattcaaaagtgtcctgtggtgcctctcctgctaccAGTCGACCAGTTTGAcatcctgccacccccccccccccctccctttattagcctattagctaataactagctgttttgtgtgacaaaattaaatataagatacataaaaccagtaaagacaagtaagacagtacacatttctgcaatccttaagtcctagaatttttttctcttttatcttGCCACTGCTTTATATAACGTATTTTCCTTTCtaggaaagaatctattaccttatcaaagttcgtcaatgttttgctacatgaaaaaacaaaaatgtcattggctaatactaaaaaagctgttaatacaaatagtacccagacTGGTGtgatttctcgatctgattatCTATATTTTGTCATTGGGGACTATATAAAACGAAATATGCCTGCTTAATATTGCTgcaattgttacacacaccaaataaacaagactgttttggcacaaatggccacctttctaacacgacagaatataattcactaaATACCATTATCAAATGCCTATTGGACTTACTACAAGCcaaatgttttatgttaggaagaaacagtttcacattttattcatactctctagcttctgaagcatgtGATCGAAGTGGTAGTATGAAATttgtatataaatttggaatcgtcacatTCTTCCATAGTTTGTGTGAGTCCCTGTTTCTtcaccttcctcgttctaacaaacaatcttgtcatcactagttctgtaactattcctgccagtgtcaaaatctATTTCCTtgcttaacttcactaaccctgccacaatcaccggtttagttattcaGCATTTATTCTCGTGTTAGACTTTATTATGTGTTCGTACAACGCATTATCCACACTACTCCCAGAACAGAACTTTAGCAGCTGCTAGCCACGGACTCtataactggcccttactagtgtagtggtctggtcaaaaattttctgtcaaaatttcatggttcaaatggctctgagcactatgggactttacatcggaggccattagtcccctagaacttagtactacttaaacctaactaacataaggacatcacacacatccatgcccatgtcaggatgcatgggcatggatgtgtatgcgcaTATATGCGCATATGTGAATCTGGAAGCTTAggcgcaccagtaaaatttttgcgGATAGCATCTGGATGCTTGCTGCTATTGTTTATACTGCCACACttttgtagccagaagcgggataACATGCTACTcatacgtgactcaactgcgcGAGCTCATGAGCTCGCTAGCAACCGCTCAAACGAATCAAATATAAACAGTTGTAACGTCATGCTCAtctgaggcaatttgttgttaggaagcattgcatagtctttctaaagcctttgacagatTTTGATTTggtagacgcttgtatgagcactgttttttgttattgtatatggtgcatttcctttgcaacttaaggtttattttctttttttttttgtctcgtagatgttttattgctgcattattattctgcagtagcaagatatagtaatatcctttgttggagaattggttcttactagtcaaagttaaaaaaaattagctGTAAACtaagacaatgaaaaattcccggaattctaaaaaattcccaggtttttcccggttttctcccggacgaAAAAATTCCTGGGTGTTTTCCGGATCTCCCAAGCCATATACACCCTGccacactttgttcaacatgtaaatgccactacagatattcagatttagttaTGAcacgttcaatatgcctgccaccGTTGGCGAcaatgtggcgcagatgaatagtgaaattctgaacgacccactgaagtgtcagaacatcagtGCTGTCTGGACATCCTGGATGGCTGTCTTCGTTTCAGAAGTATTTTTAGGGTTATTACCGTAtctcttgtctttaatatagctccacagaaAGTAGCCAAATATTTTTAGATACGGAGAATATGACGGCCAACTGAGGctcatgccagtgacctctgggtaatCCAGACCGAGAATGCGATCCCCGAGAGTGTTtccccaggacatcaaacactctcctgcttaaaTGGGGTCGAGATCCATCTCGCACGAACCGCATCTTGTCCAAAAaggctcactttggataatgggaatgaaatctgtTATATCCACAGATTAACACCCATGTGCAAACACAAATTTTTATTAGGTGGAGCAAGGCCACCGcttaattttacaaaaagataaacTTTCTTTGATAACAAAAGGCTTCTTCTCCTGCTAAAATTTTATAGCGAGCCAAAGAATATGCCACCTTATCGAAttgaaatattagcaactgaactgaattttCATTCCTCAGTCGGGTTTTCTCTCGACCCTTTCCGGCGGATGCCGAGGAAGTACACGGGCGCAGAGTCCGGGGTCAACGGTCGGCGTAGCGAATATGTGCAACCTGGACGTTCCGGCCGCATCAAAGTATCTTCCGGGCGGTAGTCGAAAGACGCCTGTTTCCCTTACTTCCAGCTATTTAACAAGGCGGCTCCAGTCTTCCTCCGCTGATCCAGAAGTGAAGATTGGCGGCCGTTGGCAATCCCTAACTGGTGGTGGTGATATCACAGTGTGATCATACACATCGGAAAAAGGCTCGTGCACGTGCGTAGTTCGTGGCCGATCGAATGTTTGGTGGGAAACCTCTAGTGCCGACTGGTGGAACACGCCGGCACTGAGTTGCAGGCGCCACTTAACTCTGCCACGGTAGCAGACGGTTGCATTTGTGTGGCTGTGCATGCCACAGcaaaatcaccttccaaaaccttcacatatagtgtggtagtctcCGTGCCATCCAggaatattgcaccaattattctgcgactggacattgcacaccacacagtcatgaaTTGAGACTTCTTGAATGTGAAACGTGGATTCTcattcccccaaatgcgccaatattgcttactgacaaacccatccaaatgacaatggccgacaacaacaagacCTGTGCATAtggacatactaattcccatcgtgccccgcAGCCAACCTTACAGTCTGAACATCCAGACGCAAAGTGTTCAAaagttatggtgattttatttCAAATAGCTCAATAATCCTCACCCTGTAGGTAACTCCAGGTAGGGGgaaagggtgggggagggagggagggagggagagaaagagaaagagagaaagagagagagagagagagagagagagagagagagagagagagaactgcacATGGGGAATAGCATTGAGAGATGCTTAAATTCAATCTCCCAGTCTTCATAGATGCTTAAATTCAATCTCCCACTCTTCAGAATGATGATTACAACAATACAACAACtaatttttaattgtaataccACTCTCTTTTTCTACTGATGTCAGTAGTCATACATACCCTATTCAGCGGTTTGAGCGGTGAGAATTCGTCGTAAGTGATCGGAGGTCCCCAAATCAGCTTCTTCTTGTACAAGTCTATCCGCCGAGCAACATTCCCACCTGGCATGAAAGCCCTCAGTAACTTAAAGTACCAATAGAACGACCTGCGTGGGGGGCCACTCACTGTGTGAGGGTAAGATTCATTTACTGACGTCAGGAATGACACGGGCGGGGTCAACTCGGATGGCGCGATCCCGACACTGGCCGGCCAGTTTGCGAGGTCTGCGAGCAGTGTGTTCCAGACTGCATTCTCGTCGCGCTCGCCATCGTACTCGCTGGAACGTTTCAGTCGATTTTTGGCCGAAGATGACGCCACTCCGAAGAAGGTACCCTCCGGTTGCCTCCGGTTTTCAGACGGAGACGAGTGTCCCCTCTCTTTCATTTCACCCGTCTGCGAGGGAGAACCGAATGTAGGATGCCCACGTCGGACATCCCTGGGAAGACCCTCCCTCGCAAATACGTTTCCCCTAATTTGCGTGTCGGCTTCACCAGAGTGAGTTTCTTTGTCCGTCAGAGTCCTCCGTGGCCTGCTGCCATCTGGTCCGTCACGGAATCCGGACGGAGTGACGTGCAGGACGTCGCTCTTCGGCCGTAAGCTCTTGTCGTGCACCGATCTTCTGGAAATGCCACTTTTCAGTACACCATTTGTGGGAGTGTGTGACGGATCGTGCTTCACAATTTTCCCGTGCTCTTCCGCACCGTAGGAGGACGGATGTAAATGAGAATAAGACATTACCTGAGCCGACCATTTTTGTCTGTAAGCGTCAGGGAAACCCGAGCTTTCGGAATCGAGCGTCACCTGTTTCGTTCCACGGTGCCCGTATTCTTCAGCAAAACGTTCTCTAGTCAAAGTGTCATATTTACGGTGTGGTTGTTTCAACAGTGTTTTGCCTAGCATTTTCGGATTTTTCAACGGATTTTTTGGAATGCGCATAGCGTTCTGCTTCAGCCAGTCCCACTGTGAAGGAGTCAGCGGTAGAGTGTTAGGAGCACCCGGCCGACCGTTTGCAGATGCCCGGGGTGGATCAGTGGAAAGATGCTGCAGTTGTGCAACCGAACTACTCGCACCGTCGTGCGGGCCGTCAGTGTCTGGCGAATTCCCCAAAATTTCATTGTCTGTCTCCTGAATAGGAGTCTCACCGTCTGACGTAAGTACATTTTGAGGTTTAAAGCTGTCAGTTGTGATCTGACCGGACTTCTCAATTGTGTCCAGCGATTTCATACCGGGCAATTTCATCTGATTGGACAGTATACTGTTTGGCGAGTCGACACTAGACTTTGCTAACTCATTGCCTGCTGACGAATGCAGTTTTGCTACGATTTCAATTGATCTGTTTCTGTAGCCTGGGAGAGGTAAATTTGAGCTGTCCACCACATAAGAAAAATTTAAGAGGGCCCCGTTTTCAGAGATGACCTTTTCCAGTCGATCGAGATCTACCGTCACGTTGTTGCCCGACAGGTGTGGCACAGAATTTGTGGCATTTGTGAGGTACCAACCATCAGCTAACGATGTCAGCAAAACTGTGATATTCGATACACTATCGACAGGGTCCTGGGGAATTACTGAGGCCGGGTCTTCGGTGGAAAGCTGTGTGGGATTGTCGGCGAGAGAAACTTGGTTGTCAGCTCGAGGTGTGTTATGGTTATCAGAATGGGATTCTTTCACAGAATTTGGCAGGCTCTGTTCTCGTGACGTGTCGTCGGCTATGTTGCGACTGCCCATCTCGGGTGACACGGACGGAACGGGATGTGATACTCCGCTAGGAGTTACACCGGCTGCAGCCGAAAATGTCGCATTCGAGTTGGACCCGACATCTCCCGCAGGTACTTCTAGGAGGTCGGGCTCAGGAACCGCCCCACTGACAGAAGCAAACTGTGCATTTCCGGGGTAATCCTGTCGATCGGTCGGTGGCATATCAGCAGAGGAAATAGGCTGTCCGACTGCTCGGCTAGAATTCTGTATTTCTCGTGCATCTCCGTCACCGGAGTGAAGAGAGTTCGGCGTGGTAGAGCTCTGAGAGGTACGGTCGCTAGTTGGAGGTACCGCTCGACCGAAGTCTGCCTCTTCGATCGGTAAATGGCCGTGTACGTGTACAGGTGGTGGATGTGCAAGCACTGGGCACTTCTCGCCCTCTTCTTCGGCACGATTCGTCTTCTGGTGTTTCTGCTCCGGAGTGACATCGACTGCACTCCCTTCTAACTTCGGGTCTCCCAGCTCCGCCTGAGGTCCAGAATACGGAGCCAAGCCCGGTACTGTCCTCTCGAGCCACTCCCTGAAACAGAAGGAACCGTCGAATGTTAGTGCAAAAGATATTGCTCGAGATGAGAGCACCAAATAAACGGTGACTATATCTACATCCCCAGAGCATTGCAGAAGGTACTTCCTGTGATGGCATTTATCAGGATATCTTTCAGTCCATTTATAAATGGAGAAATGTAGCAACGGCTGCTCGTGCATCTCCGGGAGCACTGTAACTACTCTGACCACATACTTGTGGTCTCTACAGAGTTGAGATGTGAAGAGTTGTAGCAAATTCCTAGAATCCTCACTTAACATTCATTCTTGAAACTTTTCAAGTGGCCTTTCACAGAATGTTTGTCATCTGCCTTCAAATCTGAAGATCACTCAAACCTGTCACTAAAAGTGACACTCTTCCTTGTATAAGTTGCATAACACCCTTTAGTCGTACCATCAAACGGGGTGATTTCGGACAGTTTTGtcgttattttgattgtaactttcgtGTATActgttagattaaattgattgttatggaagtggtagggtatatgtgtaatgaataaaatattcCAGAACCAGGAAGTGTATGTGCAGGTATATTCATCTGAGGCAATTAAATAAAGTGTCCGAAGTCACCCCATGGATTGGGGTAATTTCGGTGTTTTTTAAATCTCTAACCAAAGTTACAGTATATAGCGGGTGAATTCAGAcagttacaacatttttttaaaattctatgtgctttttattttgttttggtgacattttacacattttatggTAGCCCTTTGTTACGACTAAGTCATACGGAATGATGGTTTCATCATAGTTGATTTTCCGGCTTTGCCTTGATAttggagaaaaacatcttaacagtctctttgttcacttctgcacgagatcttttaatgttttctcTTAAACGAACggaaagatcttctgactgtcGTTTGAGGAATAAATTCACCCCTTCTTGTCCTGGAAAATTAttacgaaatttcttctcttttcggcCATACAAATCACACACTTTTCTGCAtgataatttaccactctgaacatcacaaacagctgtatctaaAAGTTCTGGGTCATAATTTCACCacactgcagcacctctcctgctctTATACGTTCTCGGCATTGTCTGAAATCGaccccacacagtacacagtttcACAAAAACCATcgttattttataaccttgcacaagaaactcgacaaacttgtacagaaattgtctcaatgctgttacTACGGAGCGCGTCGACAATTATGGCTACAATACCTTCCCACTCActgcaacaatagaaagtttccacttaACGATAATGCGtggatttttaacactgagactgTTCATCAATTATTCAACTAGGGAAACAACTgacgcaaaataaaagttgtgaaaagtgataaatgcaatcttgcacttaaaataactggcgcatggactttaaaataagtaactctttgtttctatgaagtggcaaagagcaaataagccataccGTCCGAATTCACCCCGGCGTCCGAAATCACCCCATTTTACGGTAcaagggacatttcataaataatgcacgctaatttatttttaactcacaagtttaattttttttacatctctTTACAGTCTGTTGGTATAGTCTCCCTGCTTCTCTATGAGTGAACCCCCTGTCTCAGAAACTTATCATTGCATCCAGGACACCGTTTCTCTTTACCTGTTGTATGGTTAAAAATAACGATAGTAGAAAGCTCATCCAGAGAAATATAACAAAGTCCATGAATAGGTTTTTTTCAGCTTCAGTAACAAGTTGAAATCTGGTGGACTCATGCCCAGGCTGTAGGGAGGATGTGGCAACACTTCGCATCCATATTAACGCAGTTTTGGGGCTACAACATTGCCAATATGTGGGTGAGCACTGTCATGGAGAATGAGTGGTCCAGCCTCCACCACCTGATGTCAGTTTTATGCATTTTTGTGCACAAGATTTGCATGACGTTACAATAATACACTGCTGTGATATTTGTTTCACATGGGACTCTTATCGGTCAATGATGATTCCTTTGTGATCATAAGCAAAAATCATTTGCTTGAGCTTTGATTGAGTGCATCAAAATTTTTTTGGGTGTGGGGAATATGAAACTCTCCACTCACTGGACTGTGATTTCAACACTGGTTCAAAGTCTctaatccgtgtttcatcaatagcaACAATGCAACACAAGAATCCTTCACCTTCACTGTCAAATCATTGTTTGAGCAAGGTGGCAGTGTCCAGGCATTTCTGCTTCTCTTTGGCAGTCAAACTGTGTGGGACACACCTCGCAGGAATTTCTCTCCTCTTTGAATCATTTGTCAGAATACGAAATACTGATGCTGGGGGAATTCCTGTTGCTTCAGAGAGTTCCACACAAGTTGCACTCTGCAATCTTCTTCAAGAGCTTCTACGACTAGTTTCTCATCTGTTGACATTTTTGGCCTTCTGTGTCTCGGATTATCGCTTATGCTCTTACTACCATAACAAAAACAATTAACTTGATGTGAAACTGTACTAAACCCACTGTAAACGCACTGCAAACTTCAGTTAATTCACTGTAGATTTCTACTGGgtttttgccttgtaaagtttCGATCTTGATGTACCTCTGGTCTTCGACAGTCACAGTACCTGTGACCCTTGCAGAGTCCATTTCTACCTCTTGGCAATTTTATATTGGGGTACACTGTGAAAAAACGAGAACACTTGCTTCGTCCTCAAGCTCCCAAGTACAAATTACATGTCTTTCATTGCTGTTGCATCCAACAGTCCACAGTAATACCAActgtgtgcattatttatgaaacgtCCCTCGTAACTGTCACAGTTCCCAACACTCTCAGGCAATACTCTACTAG
This Schistocerca gregaria isolate iqSchGreg1 chromosome 11, iqSchGreg1.2, whole genome shotgun sequence DNA region includes the following protein-coding sequences:
- the LOC126295326 gene encoding uncharacterized protein LOC126295326 isoform X5, producing MGHQAEDSSNLSGYLPSQDNAIIKIIGGEKAADVWVPRFVFNHKTICAGVTLTAEADLTSATCLDDDEPLEAFVVVESHGQNEPPVQVAHIDRCVKFDKEQQQVHDLVVCFHRCQWNFSRDIFVPGVNLENDGVASEFDEQCSVMGFGHVTPEGDKCNILHTMEIQMGTPQDCGSHNDSVQNYVCGATAEQQESCVVNSGEPLLCRHNSSKFRIRGICKQEDCSAPQKYSKFLLLSYYREWLERTVPGLAPYSGPQAELGDPKLEGSAVDVTPEQKHQKTNRAEEEGEKCPVLAHPPPVHVHGHLPIEEADFGRAVPPTSDRTSQSSTTPNSLHSGDGDAREIQNSSRAVGQPISSADMPPTDRQDYPGNAQFASVSGAVPEPDLLEVPAGDVGSNSNATFSAAAGVTPSGVSHPVPSVSPEMGSRNIADDTSREQSLPNSVKESHSDNHNTPRADNQVSLADNPTQLSTEDPASVIPQDPVDSVSNITVLLTSLADGWYLTNATNSVPHLSGNNVTVDLDRLEKVISENGALLNFSYVVDSSNLPLPGYRNRSIEIVAKLHSSAGNELAKSSVDSPNSILSNQMKLPGMKSLDTIEKSGQITTDSFKPQNVLTSDGETPIQETDNEILGNSPDTDGPHDGASSSVAQLQHLSTDPPRASANGRPGAPNTLPLTPSQWDWLKQNAMRIPKNPLKNPKMLGKTLLKQPHRKYDTLTRERFAEEYGHRGTKQVTLDSESSGFPDAYRQKWSAQVMSYSHLHPSSYGAEEHGKIVKHDPSHTPTNGVLKSGISRRSVHDKSLRPKSDVLHVTPSGFRDGPDGSRPRRTLTDKETHSGEADTQIRGNVFAREGLPRDVRRGHPTFGSPSQTGEMKERGHSSPSENRRQPEGTFFGVASSSAKNRLKRSSEYDGERDENAVWNTLLADLANWPASVGIAPSELTPPVSFLTSVNESYPHTVSGPPRRSFYWYFKLLRAFMPGGNVARRIDLYKKKLIWGPPITYDEFSPLKPLNRDVEDDEQNRADEGADGIQHRAADENTTTTEVPENRQFGGPDGLAPGTVAYEHIPRQVREVKNDFLTTPGAGIQHRTDVDFVSTELGVKDESRTAGNRTESYSGSAKGADVSDRTDSGISVGAVDVGKETTLPTVDTQKETTLRTVDTRKETALPTVDTRKETALPTVDTRKETVLPTVDTQKETVLPTVDTRKETALPTVDTRKETALPTVDIRKETALPTVNIRKETALPTVHTQKESALPTLDTQKATALPTVHTRKETAFPTVDTPRETTLFTVDTRKSSSVSTTDVQKEITVSSVDTQRETSVPTAAGQSSSQPTVSTSKLILWPTVKRRIEAADHSEEKYSASYTGADEEGDSENQNQEQAEFYDKIKQLGADDGTNAAQKVASIFGVAFTLVLMLISVPQI
- the LOC126295326 gene encoding uncharacterized protein LOC126295326 isoform X1, whose translation is MISANVLHAWSASKSGRNLLDVKVMLSPCKVHLLYVWVLLLCHNAWHVASLKGGKEVDNAIIKIIGGEKAADVWVPRFVFNHKTICAGVTLTAEADLTSATCLDDDEPLEAFVVVESHGQNEPPVQVAHIDRCVKFDKEQQQVHDLVVCFHRCQWNFSRDIFVPGVNLENDGVASEFDEQCSVMGFGHVTPEGDKCNILHTMEIQMGTPQDCGSHNDSVQNYVCGATAEQQESCVVNSGEPLLCRHNSSKFRIRGICKQEDCSAPQKYSKFLLLSYYREWLERTVPGLAPYSGPQAELGDPKLEGSAVDVTPEQKHQKTNRAEEEGEKCPVLAHPPPVHVHGHLPIEEADFGRAVPPTSDRTSQSSTTPNSLHSGDGDAREIQNSSRAVGQPISSADMPPTDRQDYPGNAQFASVSGAVPEPDLLEVPAGDVGSNSNATFSAAAGVTPSGVSHPVPSVSPEMGSRNIADDTSREQSLPNSVKESHSDNHNTPRADNQVSLADNPTQLSTEDPASVIPQDPVDSVSNITVLLTSLADGWYLTNATNSVPHLSGNNVTVDLDRLEKVISENGALLNFSYVVDSSNLPLPGYRNRSIEIVAKLHSSAGNELAKSSVDSPNSILSNQMKLPGMKSLDTIEKSGQITTDSFKPQNVLTSDGETPIQETDNEILGNSPDTDGPHDGASSSVAQLQHLSTDPPRASANGRPGAPNTLPLTPSQWDWLKQNAMRIPKNPLKNPKMLGKTLLKQPHRKYDTLTRERFAEEYGHRGTKQVTLDSESSGFPDAYRQKWSAQVMSYSHLHPSSYGAEEHGKIVKHDPSHTPTNGVLKSGISRRSVHDKSLRPKSDVLHVTPSGFRDGPDGSRPRRTLTDKETHSGEADTQIRGNVFAREGLPRDVRRGHPTFGSPSQTGEMKERGHSSPSENRRQPEGTFFGVASSSAKNRLKRSSEYDGERDENAVWNTLLADLANWPASVGIAPSELTPPVSFLTSVNESYPHTVSGPPRRSFYWYFKLLRAFMPGGNVARRIDLYKKKLIWGPPITYDEFSPLKPLNRDVEDDEQNRADEGADGIQHRAADENTTTTEVPENRQFGGPDGLAPGTVAYEHIPRQVREVKNDFLTTPGAGIQHRTDVDFVSTELGVKDESRTAGNRTESYSGSAKGADVSDRTDSGISVGAVDVGKETTLPTVDTQKETTLRTVDTRKETALPTVDTRKETALPTVDTRKETVLPTVDTQKETVLPTVDTRKETALPTVDTRKETALPTVDIRKETALPTVNIRKETALPTVHTQKESALPTLDTQKATALPTVHTRKETAFPTVDTPRETTLFTVDTRKSSSVSTTDVQKEITVSSVDTQRETSVPTAAGQSSSQPTVSTSKLILWPTVKRRIEAADHSEEKYSASYTGADEEGDSENQNQEQAEFYDKIKQLGADDGTNAAQKVASIFGVAFTLVLMLISVPQI
- the LOC126295326 gene encoding uncharacterized protein LOC126295326 isoform X6; translated protein: MLMLLLVWKVGSFQDNAIIKIIGGEKAADVWVPRFVFNHKTICAGVTLTAEADLTSATCLDDDEPLEAFVVVESHGQNEPPVQVAHIDRCVKFDKEQQQVHDLVVCFHRCQWNFSRDIFVPGVNLENDGVASEFDEQCSVMGFGHVTPEGDKCNILHTMEIQMGTPQDCGSHNDSVQNYVCGATAEQQESCVVNSGEPLLCRHNSSKFRIRGICKQEDCSAPQKYSKFLLLSYYREWLERTVPGLAPYSGPQAELGDPKLEGSAVDVTPEQKHQKTNRAEEEGEKCPVLAHPPPVHVHGHLPIEEADFGRAVPPTSDRTSQSSTTPNSLHSGDGDAREIQNSSRAVGQPISSADMPPTDRQDYPGNAQFASVSGAVPEPDLLEVPAGDVGSNSNATFSAAAGVTPSGVSHPVPSVSPEMGSRNIADDTSREQSLPNSVKESHSDNHNTPRADNQVSLADNPTQLSTEDPASVIPQDPVDSVSNITVLLTSLADGWYLTNATNSVPHLSGNNVTVDLDRLEKVISENGALLNFSYVVDSSNLPLPGYRNRSIEIVAKLHSSAGNELAKSSVDSPNSILSNQMKLPGMKSLDTIEKSGQITTDSFKPQNVLTSDGETPIQETDNEILGNSPDTDGPHDGASSSVAQLQHLSTDPPRASANGRPGAPNTLPLTPSQWDWLKQNAMRIPKNPLKNPKMLGKTLLKQPHRKYDTLTRERFAEEYGHRGTKQVTLDSESSGFPDAYRQKWSAQVMSYSHLHPSSYGAEEHGKIVKHDPSHTPTNGVLKSGISRRSVHDKSLRPKSDVLHVTPSGFRDGPDGSRPRRTLTDKETHSGEADTQIRGNVFAREGLPRDVRRGHPTFGSPSQTGEMKERGHSSPSENRRQPEGTFFGVASSSAKNRLKRSSEYDGERDENAVWNTLLADLANWPASVGIAPSELTPPVSFLTSVNESYPHTVSGPPRRSFYWYFKLLRAFMPGGNVARRIDLYKKKLIWGPPITYDEFSPLKPLNRDVEDDEQNRADEGADGIQHRAADENTTTTEVPENRQFGGPDGLAPGTVAYEHIPRQVREVKNDFLTTPGAGIQHRTDVDFVSTELGVKDESRTAGNRTESYSGSAKGADVSDRTDSGISVGAVDVGKETTLPTVDTQKETTLRTVDTRKETALPTVDTRKETALPTVDTRKETVLPTVDTQKETVLPTVDTRKETALPTVDTRKETALPTVDIRKETALPTVNIRKETALPTVHTQKESALPTLDTQKATALPTVHTRKETAFPTVDTPRETTLFTVDTRKSSSVSTTDVQKEITVSSVDTQRETSVPTAAGQSSSQPTVSTSKLILWPTVKRRIEAADHSEEKYSASYTGADEEGDSENQNQEQAEFYDKIKQLGADDGTNAAQKVASIFGVAFTLVLMLISVPQI